From the Oleiphilus messinensis genome, one window contains:
- a CDS encoding EF-hand domain-containing protein, which yields MKKSYAIVIAFLLSVMVGCAQETAQQQVDRVNEEQVQTNEQEDTDSALEGVQTSVIGQTIQRTRSESDYVTEAEMGDAGAMDSANESLEKQLEKPLEKAFAYLDANNDKALSLAESEPNQIINQHFEKIDLDTNGSISLAEFIQYTTEPTSAGAYTDTYHQ from the coding sequence TAATGGTTGGCTGTGCCCAGGAAACAGCACAACAGCAAGTGGATCGGGTTAATGAAGAACAGGTTCAAACGAATGAACAGGAAGATACAGATTCAGCATTGGAGGGGGTGCAAACTTCAGTGATCGGGCAAACCATTCAGCGTACCCGGAGTGAAAGTGATTATGTAACTGAAGCAGAAATGGGCGACGCTGGTGCGATGGATAGCGCGAACGAATCTTTGGAAAAACAGCTCGAAAAACCACTTGAAAAAGCATTCGCGTATCTTGATGCCAACAACGATAAAGCATTATCTCTTGCCGAGTCAGAGCCCAATCAAATTATCAATCAGCACTTTGAGAAGATCGATTTGGATACCAATGGTTCAATCAGCCTTGCCGAGTTCATTCAGTATACGACTGAACCAACCTCTGCCGGTGCATATACCGATACTTATCATCAATAA
- a CDS encoding PaaX family transcriptional regulator C-terminal domain-containing protein, with product MKTRTLILNIVMAAEVKTLSIQDIISVCELFDVKANSVRVNVQRLTSDRLLSCVHRGLYQLGPAAKLMANQLSEWRNALQRIVPWRGDWLGVHCGSLGRTDRKALKNRERALFLNGFKELDRSLYIRPNNLIGGLDTVKIRLESMGLENGAIHLKISDFEPAVKSGIPGLWNFSDLNSGYTKSTTTLQNWLNQYESLEIQEAARQSFMLGNEAIRQMIYDPLLPEEWINGTARQAFIEILKEFDNTGHSIWRTVLENAEVTT from the coding sequence ATGAAAACCAGAACCTTGATTCTCAACATTGTGATGGCTGCTGAAGTTAAAACGCTGTCAATACAGGACATCATTTCAGTCTGTGAACTGTTTGACGTTAAGGCTAATAGCGTCCGCGTTAATGTACAACGACTCACATCAGATAGGTTGCTCAGTTGTGTTCACAGGGGGCTGTATCAACTCGGGCCGGCGGCAAAATTGATGGCAAACCAGTTATCTGAATGGCGCAATGCTTTGCAACGAATCGTACCATGGCGTGGCGACTGGTTAGGGGTTCACTGTGGTTCTCTAGGGCGAACAGATCGAAAAGCATTGAAGAATCGAGAGCGAGCGCTGTTCCTGAACGGGTTCAAAGAACTCGATAGATCACTTTACATTCGGCCAAATAATCTGATAGGCGGATTGGACACTGTAAAAATACGTCTGGAATCCATGGGGCTGGAAAATGGCGCCATACACTTGAAAATTTCCGATTTCGAGCCTGCGGTCAAGTCTGGTATTCCAGGGCTGTGGAATTTTTCCGACCTGAACAGCGGATACACAAAATCGACGACCACATTGCAAAACTGGTTAAACCAATACGAAAGTCTGGAGATACAGGAAGCCGCAAGGCAATCTTTTATGCTCGGCAATGAAGCAATAAGACAAATGATTTATGACCCTTTGCTGCCCGAAGAATGGATTAATGGTACTGCACGACAGGCATTTATCGAAATATTGAAAGAGTTCGATAATACCGGACATTCGATATGGCGAACTGTACTCGAGAATGCGGAAGTGACTACTTGA
- a CDS encoding two-component system response regulator: MRILLIRDDNTGQASLSTMLACSEHVTALIECNTVKAAIELIAENQVDLLFLAIEQPLDKLTLLRSHNIVGPPIIILSEQQDDGYALRCIEAGAQDFIETDELKPSRIIRCILHVKERLKVQNQLLEHQAQLRELALVDSLTTLANRYMFDLSLANAISIAKRQQNQLALIFLDLDKFKEINDTYGHSTGDQVLQEVAARLKETVREADLLCRLGGDEFVILISEISCLDNIRHLTERIVSAFSPTFNINGKQLNLSTSVGVATFPDCAIDSVQLMKCADEAMYKAKQRGRNQVMWYSRKTQSAISQREGLEKELSQAIESNQFELYYQPQISYLDSRIIGIEALIRWNHPKKGLLSPLDFIPIAEQNGVINAIGDWVIDQACLQFMDWLGRYDQLGLPLSLSLNLSTAQLSQPALLRSIKNALIKHRVPPDRLELELVEQSIHSSAKARELLSELDKLGVKLALDNFGRGYSSLAHLESFPISILKIDKTFIDTIFDPTSNSNLLKAINQFAKTLGYEVVAECVETPAQLACCKMLKIDRIQGNIVAQAMPAKAFENRYSTSLAQLDKPEAE; the protein is encoded by the coding sequence ATGAGAATTCTATTGATCCGCGATGATAACACCGGTCAAGCTTCGTTGAGTACCATGCTCGCGTGTTCTGAGCATGTTACAGCGCTAATCGAGTGCAATACCGTGAAAGCAGCAATAGAGCTTATCGCTGAAAATCAGGTTGATTTACTCTTTCTCGCAATTGAACAACCTCTGGATAAGCTGACGCTACTGCGCAGTCACAACATTGTCGGCCCACCGATTATAATCCTGAGCGAACAACAAGATGATGGTTACGCCTTACGTTGTATCGAAGCAGGTGCCCAGGACTTTATCGAGACCGATGAACTCAAACCATCACGTATTATCCGTTGTATCCTGCACGTCAAAGAACGTCTCAAAGTTCAGAACCAACTCTTGGAGCATCAAGCGCAATTACGTGAGCTCGCGTTGGTTGACTCCCTGACGACTCTCGCCAATCGGTATATGTTTGATTTAAGCCTAGCTAATGCCATCTCGATTGCCAAACGACAGCAAAACCAGCTAGCCCTTATTTTTCTCGACCTCGATAAATTCAAGGAAATCAACGATACCTACGGCCACAGCACGGGTGATCAAGTGTTACAAGAGGTTGCTGCTCGCCTGAAGGAAACAGTGAGAGAAGCCGATTTGCTTTGCCGCTTGGGGGGGGATGAATTTGTTATCTTGATTAGCGAAATATCCTGTCTGGACAATATCCGTCATTTAACAGAACGCATCGTCTCTGCGTTTTCCCCGACGTTTAACATCAATGGAAAACAGCTAAATTTATCAACCAGTGTAGGCGTTGCAACCTTTCCGGATTGTGCGATTGATTCAGTACAACTGATGAAATGTGCGGATGAGGCGATGTACAAGGCGAAGCAAAGAGGCCGCAATCAGGTGATGTGGTATTCCCGCAAAACCCAATCAGCGATTAGCCAGAGGGAGGGGTTAGAAAAAGAGCTCAGTCAGGCGATTGAATCTAACCAGTTTGAATTATATTACCAGCCTCAAATCAGTTATCTCGATTCTCGAATTATCGGAATAGAAGCGCTTATCCGCTGGAACCACCCGAAAAAAGGGCTGTTGTCTCCTTTGGATTTTATCCCGATTGCTGAACAAAATGGTGTGATCAATGCCATCGGTGACTGGGTGATTGATCAAGCCTGTTTGCAGTTCATGGATTGGCTTGGACGCTATGACCAATTAGGTTTGCCGCTTTCTCTCAGTCTCAATCTATCGACAGCACAACTGAGCCAACCCGCGTTGTTACGGAGCATTAAAAATGCGTTGATAAAACATCGGGTGCCACCAGATCGACTCGAACTTGAATTAGTGGAACAATCCATTCATTCCAGTGCGAAAGCACGGGAACTTTTAAGCGAGTTGGACAAACTGGGCGTAAAACTTGCCTTGGATAATTTTGGCCGGGGCTATTCATCCTTGGCGCACCTGGAAAGCTTTCCAATCAGTATCCTGAAGATTGATAAAACTTTTATTGATACCATCTTCGACCCCACCAGTAATTCAAATCTGTTAAAGGCGATTAATCAATTTGCCAAAACCCTGGGCTACGAAGTCGTCGCGGAGTGCGTCGAGACACCAGCTCAGTTAGCCTGTTGTAAAATGCTGAAAATAGATCGGATACAAGGCAATATTGTTGCTCAAGCAATGCCGGCTAAAGCATTTGAAAACCGTTACAGCACTAGTTTAGCGCAATTGGACAAGCCTGAAGCTGAATAA
- a CDS encoding crotonase/enoyl-CoA hydratase family protein: protein MAKVVTCLADDILTITINRPELRNCVDGPTALLLAEAFEQFEKDDSAKVAILTGSGGHFCAGADLKAIASENPESANRLDSEGHGPMGPSRMRLSKPVIAAINGYCVAGGLELAIWCDLRVASKTAQLGIFCRRFGVPLIDGGTVRLPRLIGMSHAMDMILTGREVAADEAKQMGLINRLSNRDDCLPDACELARQIAQHPQTCLINDRRSVYEQWSMDEKSALENEFQLGMNTIRSGETVAGAKRFTG from the coding sequence ATGGCTAAAGTGGTAACCTGCTTAGCGGATGACATTCTTACCATTACGATCAATCGTCCAGAATTGCGTAACTGTGTAGACGGCCCCACAGCGCTATTACTCGCAGAAGCATTTGAGCAATTTGAAAAGGATGATAGTGCAAAAGTCGCAATTTTGACCGGTTCAGGCGGTCACTTCTGTGCCGGCGCGGATTTAAAAGCAATTGCAAGCGAAAACCCGGAATCAGCTAATCGGCTTGATTCCGAGGGCCATGGGCCGATGGGACCAAGCCGGATGCGCTTAAGCAAACCCGTCATTGCCGCCATAAATGGTTATTGTGTCGCGGGCGGTTTGGAGCTCGCAATCTGGTGTGACCTGAGAGTTGCCTCAAAAACCGCACAACTTGGCATATTTTGTCGACGGTTTGGCGTTCCTCTGATTGATGGAGGGACTGTACGTTTACCGCGATTAATCGGAATGAGTCATGCCATGGACATGATTTTAACAGGGCGGGAAGTTGCTGCTGATGAGGCCAAACAAATGGGGCTGATTAACCGGCTGAGCAACCGGGATGACTGTTTGCCCGATGCCTGCGAACTCGCGCGGCAAATCGCACAACATCCACAAACCTGCTTGATAAATGACCGGAGGAGTGTCTACGAGCAGTGGAGTATGGATGAGAAGTCCGCACTCGAAAATGAATTCCAGCTGGGCATGAACACAATTAGATCAGGTGAAACCGTGGCCGGAGCAAAACGATTCACAGGTTAA
- a CDS encoding tyrosine-type recombinase/integrase gives MKMDTFEAGPLFDSLQNFREDVKEGGLGPNADLVERFARVIPEVRQDFEQATRFLLLYSRKSEATFNRFRNEIERFLIWSWSSPGKSVIQLKRADIENYINLCWSPPPAWINTQVVPRFVLVNGRRSANRDWRPFTFKVPKGQRKMAYERGQDINIDVKQYQIGQSTLLSIFTALNVFFKDLLLEEYAETNLIPITKKRCPYLIKQAGAVEVQRFSELQWNFILETATIMANSDPKFERHLFLIALLKTLYLRISELAIRLSPVTGDPEWIPVMEHFWTKDGYWYLKVFGKGRKASSVTVPDTLLPYIKRYREHLNVFGLPAQGEKMPIIGKIKGKGAMTARQLTRLVQEVFDTAVKRMQDEGFFDEANDLRNATTHWLRHTGASQDIDSRPLKHLADDLRHASMGTTDKIYIQSDLRERSESGKRRKV, from the coding sequence ATGAAAATGGATACATTTGAAGCCGGCCCGCTATTTGATTCGCTACAAAATTTCAGGGAGGATGTAAAAGAAGGCGGATTGGGACCAAACGCAGATCTGGTGGAGCGATTTGCTCGCGTTATCCCTGAAGTGCGTCAGGACTTTGAGCAGGCAACTCGCTTCTTGTTATTATACAGCCGGAAAAGTGAAGCAACCTTTAACCGTTTTCGTAATGAAATAGAACGGTTTTTAATATGGTCTTGGAGTAGTCCTGGTAAATCTGTCATTCAGCTGAAGCGAGCAGACATTGAAAACTATATCAATCTCTGTTGGTCTCCCCCTCCGGCCTGGATTAACACGCAAGTAGTCCCCCGCTTTGTGCTGGTCAATGGACGCCGAAGTGCGAATCGAGACTGGCGCCCCTTTACATTCAAAGTGCCTAAAGGTCAACGTAAAATGGCCTATGAACGGGGTCAGGATATCAATATTGACGTAAAGCAGTACCAAATTGGGCAATCTACTTTATTATCGATATTTACGGCATTGAATGTGTTTTTCAAAGATCTGTTGCTTGAAGAGTATGCAGAAACAAATTTGATACCGATCACGAAAAAACGTTGCCCCTATTTGATCAAACAGGCCGGTGCCGTAGAGGTGCAGCGATTCTCCGAATTGCAGTGGAATTTTATTCTTGAAACTGCAACTATAATGGCCAATAGTGATCCAAAGTTTGAGCGCCATTTATTCTTGATCGCGTTGCTTAAAACATTGTATTTACGGATTTCAGAGTTAGCGATCAGGCTGTCTCCCGTTACCGGTGACCCCGAGTGGATTCCGGTTATGGAGCATTTCTGGACCAAAGATGGGTATTGGTACCTCAAAGTCTTCGGTAAAGGTCGTAAAGCCAGTTCCGTTACAGTGCCGGATACCTTATTACCCTATATCAAGCGCTACAGAGAGCACCTGAATGTGTTTGGTCTGCCAGCACAGGGTGAAAAAATGCCCATCATCGGCAAGATAAAAGGGAAAGGCGCAATGACTGCCCGGCAACTTACCCGATTGGTGCAAGAGGTATTTGATACCGCTGTGAAACGTATGCAGGATGAAGGTTTTTTCGATGAGGCTAATGACTTAAGAAATGCAACCACGCACTGGCTACGGCATACCGGCGCTTCCCAGGATATCGACTCCCGGCCATTGAAACATCTGGCGGACGACCTGCGCCATGCATCAATGGGTACCACCGACAAGATTTATATTCAATCGGACCTCAGAGAACGTTCGGAATCAGGCAAGCGACGAAAGGTATAA
- a CDS encoding hydrolase, producing the protein MQSMFKAPPWAKNAHLQTIWPSKIRKIDMPERVTETIDLPDGDFLDLTWTSKDIQPQQPLFLILHGLEGSAESNYAKGMQKALGNRGWASVLMHFRGCSGRLNRLERGYHSGETGDARFMIEWLREQYPSHFLGAIGYSLGGNVLTKYLGEYGDGSLLDAAAIVSAPLDLAACSRRMQTGFSRNYQNYLLDSMKSNFINKSRFTQFADYSPPSHDEIAAMSSFIEFDDRVTAPLHGFVDAEDYYRRCSGKHFVSQIKTRTLMIHARDDPFMTEEVIPDQWQIPDCVDYELSQHGGHVGFLFGSPWKPRFWLEERIPEWMSHRLTQNTAQYK; encoded by the coding sequence ATGCAATCAATGTTCAAAGCGCCCCCCTGGGCCAAAAATGCCCATCTTCAAACAATCTGGCCTTCTAAAATCAGAAAGATTGACATGCCTGAGCGGGTTACAGAAACAATCGACCTGCCGGATGGCGATTTTCTGGACCTGACCTGGACCTCAAAAGATATTCAGCCACAACAGCCCCTTTTCTTGATACTACATGGTCTTGAGGGATCAGCGGAGTCAAACTATGCCAAGGGTATGCAAAAGGCGCTAGGCAATCGGGGCTGGGCGAGTGTGTTGATGCATTTCAGAGGCTGTTCCGGTCGTTTAAATCGTCTGGAGCGGGGTTACCATTCAGGGGAAACAGGTGATGCCCGGTTCATGATTGAATGGCTGAGGGAACAATATCCCTCGCATTTTCTGGGGGCAATTGGCTACAGCCTCGGTGGTAATGTACTCACCAAGTATCTTGGTGAATACGGAGATGGCAGTCTACTGGATGCCGCTGCGATTGTTTCGGCACCTCTGGATCTTGCGGCTTGTTCCCGTCGGATGCAAACCGGATTTTCCAGAAATTACCAAAACTATTTGCTTGATTCCATGAAATCAAATTTCATCAACAAATCCAGGTTCACGCAATTCGCGGATTATTCCCCACCGAGTCACGATGAAATTGCAGCCATGTCGTCATTTATCGAGTTTGATGACCGTGTGACCGCCCCGCTCCATGGGTTCGTTGATGCAGAAGATTACTACCGACGTTGCAGTGGCAAACATTTTGTAAGTCAGATCAAAACCCGGACGCTCATGATCCACGCCCGGGATGACCCCTTCATGACAGAGGAGGTTATTCCGGATCAGTGGCAAATTCCCGATTGTGTAGACTATGAATTGAGTCAACATGGTGGCCATGTCGGCTTTCTGTTTGGCTCCCCTTGGAAGCCCCGATTCTGGCTTGAGGAACGCATACCGGAATGGATGTCACACCGATTGACACAAAATACTGCCCAATACAAATAG
- a CDS encoding adenosylcobinamide-GDP ribazoletransferase: MNWQRRFLWPFLCALQLLTRLPVHRFPVYDQYCTENTGNYSRLQQTSVLWYPIVGLLIGFLVAVSCAGLLYCGAKPTVVAACGIALVIYVTGALHLDGLADWMDAWVGGFGSKDRTLAIMKDPRSGPIAVAALVAVLLLKFSALEAILSSDLATSYQMYAWIILPFVLSRAIIVPLFSLTPYVRQNGMGKFIEDSQVRAQGNLTILLLIPCLLFIFQWHTLLIILITALIFYLYRALIMARIGGTTGDTAGALVELTETGLFVLGSILCQSV, from the coding sequence ATGAACTGGCAACGCCGCTTCCTCTGGCCATTTTTGTGTGCACTCCAGTTGCTCACTCGTTTGCCTGTGCACCGTTTTCCCGTTTACGATCAGTACTGTACTGAAAATACGGGCAACTATTCACGATTACAGCAAACCTCAGTATTGTGGTATCCAATCGTTGGCTTGCTAATTGGGTTCCTGGTAGCTGTGTCATGTGCTGGTCTTCTCTATTGTGGTGCCAAGCCCACCGTGGTTGCAGCTTGCGGCATCGCACTAGTGATATACGTCACGGGTGCCTTGCACCTGGATGGCTTGGCCGACTGGATGGATGCATGGGTGGGAGGCTTCGGTTCAAAAGATCGTACCCTTGCAATCATGAAAGATCCCAGGTCCGGGCCCATTGCAGTGGCTGCGCTTGTCGCGGTATTGCTGCTGAAGTTTTCTGCATTGGAGGCGATACTCTCGTCGGATCTCGCGACATCGTATCAAATGTACGCCTGGATCATATTACCGTTCGTATTATCCAGGGCGATTATCGTCCCCCTGTTTAGCTTAACCCCCTATGTGCGCCAAAATGGTATGGGTAAATTCATAGAAGATAGTCAGGTCAGGGCGCAGGGGAACCTGACGATTCTGTTGCTGATACCCTGTCTGCTCTTTATATTCCAGTGGCATACGCTGCTCATAATCTTAATCACCGCATTGATCTTCTACTTATACCGCGCACTTATCATGGCGCGGATCGGTGGCACAACGGGTGACACCGCCGGAGCATTGGTTGAGCTCACCGAAACCGGACTATTTGTATTGGGCAGTATTTTGTGTCAATCGGTGTGA
- a CDS encoding histidine phosphatase family protein, whose translation MSNIGFSTDYIETRIDLIRHGEPQGGQKFRGSQDDPLSDLGWQQMHSAVGEQGDWDLIISSPLLRCRQFGETLATRLDTPFRIAQNLREIEFGEWEGLTTGEVLDNYPGVLEQFWKDPLSCTPPGGEPLPNFVSRVTSCWQDIIEEHKGQKVLLVCHGGTIRVILNHVLEMPLKALWRIDVPYANVSRIRSECFGNQAEERHNVVFHQEKFI comes from the coding sequence ATGTCTAACATTGGTTTTAGCACTGATTATATCGAAACCCGAATCGACCTGATTCGCCACGGTGAGCCACAAGGTGGCCAAAAGTTCCGTGGCTCACAGGATGACCCGCTCTCAGACCTCGGATGGCAGCAAATGCATTCAGCCGTCGGAGAGCAAGGGGACTGGGATTTAATTATCAGTTCACCGCTATTGCGCTGCCGTCAATTCGGGGAAACATTGGCTACGCGACTCGATACACCATTCAGAATCGCACAGAATTTACGGGAAATTGAATTCGGAGAGTGGGAAGGTTTAACCACAGGTGAAGTCCTCGATAATTATCCCGGCGTACTCGAACAATTCTGGAAAGATCCGTTAAGCTGTACACCACCCGGAGGCGAACCATTACCCAACTTCGTCTCCCGTGTCACGTCCTGTTGGCAAGACATCATCGAAGAACACAAAGGGCAAAAGGTGCTGCTGGTGTGTCATGGTGGAACCATTCGTGTAATCTTGAATCACGTACTCGAGATGCCGCTTAAAGCGCTCTGGCGTATCGACGTTCCTTACGCAAATGTATCCCGAATACGATCAGAATGCTTTGGGAATCAAGCGGAAGAGCGACATAATGTTGTTTTTCACCAAGAGAAGTTTATTTAA
- the cobT gene encoding nicotinate-nucleotide--dimethylbenzimidazole phosphoribosyltransferase, with translation MTLTTSAWHSLPPPALDQQIRTRALEHQAMLTKPPGALGRLEQLAVQFATWQGCLKPKCDEVAIAIFAGDHGIANEGVSAFPQAVTVEMIRNFVNGGAAINVLAKQANANLWIVNVGTVSPLGFEGENLIDATIASGTQNFLVQPAMSESECLSALDAGRRMIQDIVPPGTALFVGGEMGIANTTSASAIASLILDVSPAQLTGAGTGLAEQGIAHKCKIIEQAIQRIKISSQKSDLNTFEILRQVGGFEIAALCGAYIAAAQAGIPSAVDGFIATVAALVAVELNPAVRDWLIFSHQSEEKGHQIVLAHLGVDPLLNLKMRLGEGSGAALAISVIRSALALHAEMATFEEAAVSNQK, from the coding sequence ATGACCCTAACCACTTCGGCTTGGCATAGCCTGCCGCCCCCGGCACTAGATCAGCAAATTCGCACTCGAGCGTTGGAACATCAAGCCATGCTGACCAAACCACCTGGTGCACTCGGTCGCCTGGAACAATTGGCGGTGCAGTTTGCGACCTGGCAAGGTTGTCTCAAACCGAAATGTGACGAAGTGGCAATTGCCATATTTGCCGGTGACCATGGTATTGCAAACGAAGGCGTATCAGCCTTCCCGCAAGCGGTTACTGTTGAGATGATTCGTAACTTTGTTAATGGCGGTGCTGCCATTAATGTGCTTGCCAAGCAAGCAAACGCCAATTTGTGGATTGTTAATGTGGGTACTGTTTCACCTCTTGGTTTTGAGGGGGAAAACCTCATCGATGCCACTATTGCATCGGGTACTCAAAATTTTCTGGTTCAACCCGCAATGTCAGAGAGTGAATGTCTTTCCGCTCTGGATGCCGGTCGCCGCATGATTCAGGATATTGTTCCCCCTGGCACGGCCTTGTTTGTCGGTGGCGAGATGGGTATCGCCAATACCACGTCTGCCTCGGCAATAGCGAGTCTGATCCTGGATGTATCTCCCGCACAACTGACCGGAGCGGGTACCGGGCTTGCAGAACAAGGGATTGCCCACAAATGTAAAATTATCGAGCAGGCCATCCAACGCATAAAAATATCAAGCCAAAAGAGCGATTTAAACACGTTTGAAATACTGAGACAGGTTGGCGGTTTTGAAATTGCCGCATTGTGTGGGGCCTACATTGCAGCCGCACAGGCCGGTATTCCTTCCGCGGTTGATGGTTTCATTGCAACCGTTGCCGCTCTGGTGGCAGTCGAGCTCAATCCAGCCGTTAGAGACTGGCTCATTTTTAGCCACCAATCTGAAGAAAAAGGGCATCAGATCGTGCTAGCGCATCTTGGCGTAGACCCGTTGTTGAACCTGAAAATGCGTTTAGGGGAAGGAAGCGGAGCAGCACTGGCCATATCTGTGATTCGCTCAGCATTGGCGCTACATGCTGAAATGGCAACTTTTGAAGAAGCTGCAGTTTCCAATCAGAAATAA